A stretch of Novipirellula artificiosorum DNA encodes these proteins:
- a CDS encoding right-handed parallel beta-helix repeat-containing protein: MKHSLTSLLLVVFLLSGHTCTLGAEVINVADHGIVPGKDVTFAVNQLIQDVLDKDGVTLQFPKGQYDFYPENAIEKYRAVANHDNGLKRMGFPLFDCQNITIDGGDSTFMFHGRMVPVTMDHVRGATLKNFSIDWIRSFHAELTVVESNANEQSFVVQVDPEAYPYTLQDSKVLFQRFGQEDPIGSNIVFDPTTRAPLHNTRDYSVNSSRAKVTQAGGNRLRITDAVKKSPPVGSVLVVYGVHPTSRLCPAIHVTNSQDLRIENVTVREAGGMALIVERTNNITLDHMVVTSNQDHLVATRADATHFIGCKGTIKLDDCLFEHMLDDGINVHGAYVKIEKYLGDREFLCEISHFQQWGLTFAEPGDRVALLSRETILPFAETTVENVHVLNEHRFVMTVSEVPESLPDGPMSVENLTWYPDLEMRNNIIRENRARSVLVTTKGKVLIENNHFSSQMHGILIEGDNNKWYESGAVGDVTIRNNVFENIGFSGSQNYPLLASPLLNGAQRMGAGHYHRNIRFSGNTVKSFNGLLVQARSVSGLTIEANTLEFSDDYPAADPGPTIDLDYCDHVTIRANTVTGFARPLTIQQSSDTTNVTIEDNRGFHVVP, from the coding sequence AGGACGGCGTTACGCTGCAATTCCCGAAGGGCCAATACGACTTCTACCCCGAAAACGCGATCGAAAAGTATCGTGCGGTGGCGAACCATGATAACGGCTTGAAACGAATGGGTTTCCCGTTGTTCGATTGCCAGAACATCACGATCGACGGAGGTGATTCGACATTCATGTTTCATGGCCGCATGGTCCCCGTGACAATGGACCACGTCCGCGGCGCAACGCTCAAGAATTTTTCGATCGATTGGATTCGGTCATTCCACGCCGAGCTCACCGTCGTCGAGAGCAACGCGAACGAGCAGAGCTTCGTGGTGCAAGTCGATCCCGAGGCTTATCCCTACACGCTCCAGGATTCCAAAGTACTGTTCCAACGCTTTGGCCAAGAGGATCCCATCGGATCGAATATTGTTTTTGACCCGACGACGCGCGCCCCCCTGCACAACACGCGCGATTATTCCGTCAATTCAAGCAGAGCGAAAGTGACCCAGGCTGGAGGAAACCGTCTCCGGATTACAGACGCTGTCAAGAAATCGCCACCGGTTGGTAGTGTGCTCGTCGTTTATGGCGTTCATCCAACCAGTCGACTCTGCCCAGCGATTCACGTCACCAACTCTCAAGACTTGCGGATCGAAAACGTTACGGTTCGCGAAGCGGGCGGCATGGCGCTGATCGTGGAACGAACGAACAACATCACTCTCGATCACATGGTGGTCACGTCAAACCAAGATCACTTGGTTGCAACGCGTGCCGATGCAACCCATTTCATCGGCTGCAAAGGAACCATTAAGCTAGACGACTGCCTGTTTGAGCACATGCTCGATGACGGCATCAACGTACATGGGGCCTACGTGAAGATCGAGAAGTATCTTGGTGACCGCGAATTCCTCTGCGAGATCAGTCACTTTCAACAATGGGGTCTGACCTTCGCCGAACCAGGCGATCGCGTGGCACTCCTTTCTCGTGAGACGATTCTGCCGTTTGCCGAAACCACGGTCGAAAACGTCCACGTCCTCAACGAACACCGTTTTGTGATGACGGTCAGCGAGGTTCCAGAATCATTGCCAGACGGCCCGATGTCGGTTGAGAACCTGACCTGGTATCCAGACTTGGAAATGCGGAACAATATCATTCGCGAAAACCGTGCCCGCAGCGTGCTGGTTACAACCAAAGGTAAGGTGCTGATTGAGAACAACCATTTCTCGTCGCAGATGCACGGTATCTTGATCGAAGGCGACAACAACAAGTGGTACGAGTCGGGGGCCGTCGGGGATGTCACAATTCGAAACAATGTTTTTGAGAACATCGGCTTCTCCGGTTCACAAAACTATCCGTTACTCGCTTCACCACTGCTGAACGGCGCGCAGCGAATGGGTGCAGGACACTACCACCGCAATATTCGTTTTAGCGGAAACACGGTCAAGAGTTTCAACGGATTGCTTGTTCAAGCTCGTTCGGTTAGCGGACTAACGATCGAAGCAAACACGCTCGAGTTCAGCGACGATTACCCGGCCGCCGATCCAGGACCCACAATCGATTTGGACTACTGTGATCATGTCACGATCCGGGCCAACACGGTGACTGGGTTTGCAAGACCGCTCACAATTCAGCAATCCTCGGACACAACGAACGTGACGATCGAGGACAATCGCGGTTTTCATGTTGTGCCCTAG